The window TGTATAACCCTTATATCCATTCAATATACATTCTAGACTATAAAATTTTTGGTGCTACAAACCACACATTCTGATCATCCAGGGCCGGCCTTGAGCAAATTCTAAGAAATACCCTACCTGCATAAGATGTCCCGTTGCTTGCGGAATCAGTGTGGCCATGGCATGAGATGGATCTGGGGTTATTTCTTCGATGCTCTTCTGATATACTGTGCACGTTAACAGATGGGCGCATCTGCTGCAAGCCCTTTCAAAGCTAATTGTTTCCGGTAAGTGTGGTGGTTTTGGAATCTGTAATTTCACAAACTTTTTACAGTCACTTTGTCAGCGATAACAATGCATACAGGGATCAGTTTGACTAGTtacttcaaatataaaatttgaaaagacATTGAATTCTGTCAATACAACCCTCTTCATGTTATTTGTGGTGAAACATATAAACTGCCAACTCAGTTTCCTTGTACCTAATGTTACCATGAAGCTTCCATTTAGTAATTAAAGCTGAAGTGTTCACAACTGATACCACTGGAGTAAGAGGTGATATTGAGCTTGAACAATACCAGCCTGCCTGCAACTACTTGCTTATCAATAACTCACCCATAATTTGATGATTGGCTCACCCTTAAACTGACGAACAGCATGGCAAAAAAGCAggattgagagaaagaaaatctcataaaaagtagtacagtcaccaccctacttatgaacattcagatATACGAACAGGCAGGGTCATATGTTAAAACTGTTTTTGGAGCGCTGCCCTTTGCCATCcgttagtttaaattttgctctgcatgcctattctgctagtaagaaaTTTTGCAAAGAACCGAGAACGCAAGGAAGAAGAACCTGtccctttaaccccttccctgatcctgagtattctcatgattaactaccACGTATTCTGCTTACAATCACGATTGCACTCGTTCATActcttaaaatattcctacttatttctatcttcccaatttaacttgatgaattcccattttctatatttccaatCCCCATAGGAACAATTTAgtgtgtatttttgtcaatagatggcggtgtgcattgtttactttgtaaaaaagttaagtatatcttagtttaaccagaccactgagctgattagcagctctcctagggctggcccgaaggattagatttatttttacgtggctaagaaccaattggttacctagcaacgggacctacagcttattgtggaatccgacccacattatagcgagaaatgaatttctatcaccagaaacaaattcctcttgttcttcactggccggtcggagattcgaactcgcgaccagcagagtggtagctgaaaacggaacccgctcacccagcgaggaactgtttactttgtgaacttccaatgtcagacgctgctactgtactgtattgtgaaattctctccaagttcataattttcaaaacagaaaaaatactaaatttttaatgCTGCATAAATCTAAATTTTACCTTCTCTTTACCTTTCTAAAATCCaaattaattctttataatactgcatgatttaaaaatacactgaaaatagtataatctatgactcccTAGGTAACTCAAATGTAAACACCAACAAAATTTAtgactacatattaaaaaccaactaaCAACTAACAAACAAGTCAAGATACAAATGGCCGTCCCGAACATAACTCGTTCAAAAATCGGGTAGTGattgtatttaatgaaaaaaattattttttattaaagaccTTACATCTGTTTCATAACAAATCCATATCTTATACATAGCTAAAATTGCCACAAAGGACTCTTACTCTCATGACACAGGACTGACCAGAAAATTTTTCCATCACTGGTAGAGACACTGCACTTGACTAGACATGCCATTTGAACATGTCAACACAAATAAGAGGGTTGTCAAATTTTAAAACACATGTAGATCATACTTACTAATGAAATAATTTCAGAAACGTTAATTACAAAGCAGTACATTGCCTAATTAATGATCATACTGGAAAAAGTAATGTTTGACAATAATATATAACCAAGAATTTTCAGATTCTGTACAGTGGCTCTTAATGTTGTATCTTTAgtctatatatatcaaaaagaggCATCTTCTACGTACTaattaatatgtgaaaatagaaaacaaaactaaCTTACACTACTGTCTTCCACAATAGTTGGTTGAGCTGTAAGGTAATGTATCATCTCATTTCTCAGCTGGATGAgaccttttttctccttttcgcCTGCAGGAACTTCCTCCATAGCACCATCCCTAGAAATTTTAGAACTACAGTTCCCAAAACAAACAGCTTATATTCTATTCAACAGTGTTAGAAGTAGAGGCTATACATATGACACCATCAATGTTCAGATAAAGAGGAAAAGGTTGATGCAGAATTTTTTAACAGTTGCAGATATAGAATacaatatggaatttaggccaaagaccaagcactgggacctatgaggttatccagcgctgaaacggaaactgacagtaaaaaggtgtgaaaggtggaACAAaatggaaactggcagtaaaaaggtgtgaaaggtgtaacaggaggggaaacctcacacttgcactatgaattgattgttaggagaggatggaaagtaagatgaacagaggtagagtagaaaggaatgaaaggggttgcagctaggggccgaagggatgctgcaaagaaccttaagtaatgcctacagtgcactgcatgaggagcactgatggcactaccccattTGGGGTGTTGCAGATACAACATGAACTCAAGAAGGAGGGGAATCGAAAACATGAGTGTTTCACCACACTTGTGGGGAAATTCCTCACCTTAGGGAAAGTGCAAGATTTTGTCTTACTCACTTCTTAGTCCATTTGTGAAATACAGTGTATCAACGTGATACACTCTACTAAGGCAATGGATTGTATTtcatattgtataaaaatatcagaatGCAGTTGTATCTTTCATCTCACATAAAGGAATATGAGCAATAGAAGATTCTTCTCTCAAGACACTATATGCTAAGAACAGCACATTCACACTTACAGAGCTTATGgcctaaatgaataataaaaaaaaagaatcaagctAAAACTAGAACTGAAAGTCACTCACTTTAGGTATAAAAGAAGACCAGACTGTGGATCATCTCTCCTGTCAGCACTCATCATGCTGTAAAGAGTAACCTGCCCTCGATGTTCAGCTGAGAAGCTAGATCGGCCAGTTTTTAATTCCAGAGGAACTACCTTTGTGGATCCTCTGCTGCGAGCCTTAACAGTTAAATCAACTTTGCCCTTAACTCCAAATTTAGGAGACCAAATGTTCTCCTCAATATCATTAACTtccagtatatttccctgccacTGGTTTTTTCTTGGGACATCGCCATCTTGTATCTGTACAAGACCACTCCCCAAATATCGCTGTGACCAGCTAAGAATACGAGGCAAGTAATTACTCATTTCTTCGTATATGGCCGCCTCAGTTATACTCAAGCCATACATTTCACACAACATTCTGGGATGTGACACAAGCTGTCTCATGAGAGTTTCTAACCTTTCCCTGGATGTAATCTTATCTTTAACAACATCCTGAAAGAGCTGATGGACGAGGCTTCCAATTAACATGGACTTGTTCCCGGAATCCATTCCTCTGAATCGCTCATTCAGAACAGATTTGCGGCGGCAAAAAACAGCTGATACGATGGATGTACCAGATATGAGGTAATCAGGATTGATAACGATGATTCCTTGGTTGTTGTCAATAGTATAATGGCCATCAGTATCTTTTGCGAAGAGAATGTGCACTATGTCACCCTCTGATATTGCACTCTGAGCCCAAAACCCTCTAAGGGAACAAGTTCTCTTTTCTTCATTGTGAAGAGAAGTAATTTGAACAACCATCTGTCCTTCATATGGACGACGTTCAACACTTGTCACAATATGACGACCAAATTTACCACGAAATGCAAAAGAGTCTGCTCCTAGACCTTCACTTAAAATCTTCCTTACAGTCTTGTTTTCAGTAGTATTTGCTGACACTGGCTCCTTGAATGGAGACATTTTTTCAAAACTAGATGCTAGGTCCTCACCCAACATATTAACCAATGAATTCTCAAAATCAAAATCTAACTCTGATCCGTTATTTCTATCTTTGGGGCTTTCATCTTTTCCATCATTGGGATCTATTGTAAATTCTTGTGATGCTTTGATGACATCCTCTTCAGATTTTAATTCGATGTCTTTATCCTCATCTGAAACCGACTGAATGTCATCTTCAGCATTAATGGCTatagtttcatttattatatttctgacaGGGACTAACTCTTCTACGCTATTCTCAGTAGTCTTATTGCCTTCGATTTTCAAGGTTTCTCCTAACTGCACAGAGCTATTCTTCACAAGATCTTTCTTGACACCTTTGTGACTCAGCATACTACCCTGAAGCAAACTAAAACTACCGTCACTCTCCGAACCACTAACAGGAGAATGGCAATTGAATTTGGTTATAAGATTTAACTTGCATTGGTTTATATCATTCACCTCTGGACTTTTATCTGGATTAATAACACGTTTGGGATCGGGAGAAATTCCCGTCCCTGTTATAGCAGGCCTTTTGACAGAAGGGCGCACTCCCACATCTTTGTTCTCTTTGTCACACACACTGGCAGTCAttcttttaccaaaaattccATTATCAATATCagcttcatttttaataataggaATTTCCTTGTTTATGTTATCTATCTTTTGCAAGGGCTTATTTTTTAGTCCTGATGGATGTGGTCTGCTCGTAGCATCTTTGCTTTTTAGAGATATAAGCTTTGGCTTTAAGACATTCTGCTTTCTAGCATTTAAAGACCTGGAGCTAAGTAAGGAGAGTGAAATTTTAGGTCCCCTGCTTCTTGAAAACTTTGGTATGTTAAGACTCGATACCATACAGACTGGCTTTGCTTGGGGTGTAGGAGGAAGGATATCGGGATCGCAATCCAACTCATCGTCAATCACAAATCTTTTGCACTTTGCCCCTACTTCTGGTGTGCCTTCTATGACGTCTGCTTCTGAATTAAAAGATGAGTCTGCAGACTCTTGTGAATTACAACTTGTGACATGGGGCTCTGACTCTGTAATCTGAGGAAAGTTTGGTACCTTCAGAGTGCGAGTTTTATCCTCAGCTCTAATCTTTGGTGTTGGTGGAATGAAGTCCGGACTACAGTCTTCATCCTTAGCTAATATACATTTCTTACTTTTCTCCTTACTTGGTGGCTGACTCTCACAGATTTCATTATCAGAATCAGAGGACATATCTGATAAACCTTGTGAATCCATATCTGACTTCTGgggcaatttttttttgccttcagaGGATCCAGAAGTCTCCCTTGTTTTGGCAGACTTCTGGAGGCTTTTTGCCGAAACTCCATCACCAACTGTGGTGAAAAGTTTAGAACTTGCTGGAGCaaaatatgatgatattttcTTCTGTCCATGGTCTTTCTTAggctgaaatagaaaaaattaaaaacattattgcAATCTGCACTTAATATATAGTATACTATATCATAAATAGCAAAATACTATTTCATCAAATAACTGCTATAAACTGGAGCTTTTATAGACAAAAGATGTTGAGATGTCATGTGGTTCACTGTCTACTTTTCCGACATAGCTGCAGCCTGTAAAGAATAGTACGGGATTGAATAAACGTACATAAAAAAGCATAGTATTCTGAAAGctattaaatactgtatatatgtaaggtCTACATACGTGTAAAATCAGAAGGGCTTAAAGGGTGAGACATGCAGACAAACATCAAAAGGGGCTGGCATAGGTGGAAAAATGGATCACAACATTTTGACAAAGCTGGTCACCAGGAAAAATGGAGAATGGTAAGCTACTGAAAACTGTGCACACACACTTCAATATTTTGAGAGGATGcaggagaagaaaaatgagaaagccAGCCTGCTGGAGTGGAACAACCTTAACATCCATGAAGCACACGAGTGCAAGCCAAAGAGAGGTGCGTAATGCAGTTTTGGGAGGGGAGGTGCTTATGTGCTGCTCATGAATCTTCTGTGTAGTTGCGTCACGTAGCCTTTTCTGATTTGATGAAGTGGCTCCAGGTATAACTGTTCCAATACAAGCATTTTgaaatgaggctgctagccccatttAGTTGAAGTTGAGTCATGGAAAGATGTGAGCTAAGCCTCTATAGAGTTAGAGGACATCATATGTGAAGTTAGGTTAACCTAGCCTATGTGAGCTGAGAGAGGGGATCCATGAGGGGGAAGACCACATCAGTAATACTGTAGATGTCACTGAGTTCTAGGTGAAGTGAAATCCTGAGTCACTTACGGCCTGGAGTATGCTTCATGATTTTGGCAAGGCATGAGCCTAGGTCACAGGCTACTACAGAACTAGCATTTCAATGAAAACACTGGCCTACTCTTATGGTTACAAAAATgctaaagaaagataaattaaattcTTGCCACCAATCATATAACACAACAGTAAAATGACAATGGTTGCAATGTTTTTTCCTCTAATGTATAAGGGTCATCACAtaatatcttacatatatatgctattatataattacaattaatgCATAAAGGCTTCATCAATTTTCTAATACATACTCCAGTTGATGTTTCTTGTACTTTCTTGCAGACGCCCACCCAAATCTTATGGAAATACAATGCACACACAAGAAAACCTTACCTCTGTGATATCTTTTCATCTCCGTCATAGCCTGGTAGTTTGGTAACATTTTTGCCCACAAATGTTGACATTCTCAGGATTTAGTTTCTGGATATTTTCAGCCTCTGTCCAATTTCTGGTACCAAGTGTTTAGTTCTGAATTGCTTTCTTTGGTTACTGCTATGCAAATTTTACCAGttttaataattaacaaataatttgcTAACATTTGTGCGTCTAAGCCAATGGACATCAACTGAATCGGTGAGGATGTAATCATCCACCGCACATGGTTTTTCCATGACAGCCTTTACGAGAACTTTTTCAAGAAAAGGTTCATATTGAGGTGTGGGAATTTCCCCCCTTACCAAGTAATTTTTATGACAGCAGTCATGCAAATCTCATATCCACTGCTATTTGCTCAATAGTGCACAAATGTACCATGAACCAACCTTTCAAAGTATAGCCTAATAGATCCATTACAACTGAAGACTACTGCCACAACCTGCTTCCTGCCAGTCATCAACCACAATATTTACCCCCACTTTTGTTTATGCCTGTTATTTGTGTTATGATAAttaatgactttttgtttttaacgttCATCCACAaggaggctagtactaaacatgacacCCACTTTGTATGTAAACTGGTAATTACTGAACCAGAAGGATGTGGTAGTAGTGTTCAGTTTCACCCTTTGCTAGGCTAACCTAAAGGCCGAAAGTATGAGAGAGACTGACAAAGTGTACATTTTGCAAAGGTCCACACTCTCCACAAAAAGGTAGAGATAAAGGTCAGGGAAGGATGTAGGGTGTCCCTGATATGTTTTCCTACATTATTTACCTTTGTCTCAGTTTCTcccattgtgattttttttttaaactaattagggctgagcctggctcctacagacATAAACCATATATTTCCCCTAAGCTTTTCTTACTTACTTACTTGTTACTTGTTGACGGCTTATCCAGGTCCTGCACCACTTCCAAAGCGCTCGCAGGACCTCCATTATCAAATTAATAGTTTATCCATCAGATGTATTTACTCacactgcatattccacattcacTGTTTGACATTCCATATCaaagcattgattaaacaaaaaattttcaagtttctttctgAAAGACTTCAAATCCTCAATCTGTCTCGGCTCAAGAGGAAGCTTGTTAGTATATAATCTAGGAGTTGTGTATTTCAAAGCTCTGGAGCCACAGAATGAGGAAAAACACGGCTCTACCAAAATGAAACCATCTGTAACTAGTCTCGTATCAGATCGATTTATTGTTCGTATAATCTGTAATAGGTCCCTCAAATATCAAGGAGAGCCAGTCTTAACAACTTGATGGGTCAAAACACATCACTTGAATAGGTATTTCTAGGTAATAGCTCTgcacggactattaccttggaaattgatgtTTCCtaacttttagtgttgctgatgaaggaggtggtgttgtttattgtcggtcaattattattaacctcatatctatccaacgtggttggggaccctttgggaacgcaggGTTTTGGAAAGCCTGGAACtccatgttgttatggaatggttccgtgcatgCTCAAGTCATCAGGAAGCCGTATGTTTAAGAAGGGctggctaaggaaacctaatataaaaggaactatactaacctaatgtatcctaacctaacctaaccggcTGTGTTACTTAGGCTAGTTTGGGGGGGgaggtgaaggaaactccactttttaccaaaagctcctcTGTAACATGCATGGTAGCAATCCAGCATGGCCAgcgtacaacttctgaggttaattacatgTTAATTAGGCTACAGTCGACcgaaaaaaataacgataaattcttaataagcaaccaaaatactataagaaaaattaatttccaaagtATCCTAACACCCAGTGCAGAGCTCTTCCTTAGTTCTACCCTTGAATAGGCTATCATTCTGTCCTTCACCGGAAGCCAGTGGAAATTAATTAAGACAGGGGTAACCCTGTCCCGCGAAGCAGCACCCGTATTAGTCCAGCAGTTCTGTTCATAATTTTCTAGTTTCTTGAGCTGTACACGGGCAACTTATTGTACACCTAATTACAATAATCCACACGGTTTATGGCACAGTTGATGAGAACATTCTTAACAGAGCTCTCATCAAGTTATTTCCTCAAAAGGCTGTATTCTAGCTTAATTTCATAATCGTTAGCCGTCACATCTTACCCACGGCAgataagacaagaaaaaaaaagtttgcgcGTCGATAACTATTCAACAAAgactaaaagtataaaaaagaacCTTGTTTATTTGACTTACGGACACTTTACGATTAAGACTGAGTTTTTTCACCATTTCCGTCtagatttcagtaataataaaaataatacagtttCACGCCTCGACAAACATTGCCTCACGTCCAAACTTGAATGTTTTGTGGTCGAGGCGGGAATGATTGTCAGTTTCATTTTGGATGATAATAGTCTCGGTAAGCTTTTCCTCTACAACGGCACGCCCTTactgttctcttttttctttctcctaaatctatcttttcttttatcttccttGCATATCtggtatataatattttcaatcaCAGGGCTAATGTAGAAGATCATAACAGTGTCTGTTATAGTCTAAGAATGATTTACTGAAGAAGTTAAATGATTTATTAACCGGGATACGGTCTCATCCagcatctttctttcctcttcttttctctttctcccacGTCTCGCTCATAATTAATGGAATCACAAGACTGTTATAGAAGGCTATATCAGTTTCTATTATACTCTACAAAATTATTTACTGAAGAATTTAAAGGACTTAATAACCAATTAAGTCGCCAGAGTAGAGCTGAATGCATCTGCACGGGATTCAGTGGCATCCATCCGTGCCGAACTTCATTGTAATTGACAGACCGTTATAGTAATTTGTTCTTTGTATAAGTAGTTGTGACGTATTtatgtttaaatgtttatttaggACAGTTACGTATCTCTATAGAAATGTCCCATATTCACATTCTGAAAATGCGTTACGTATCCTTTATTGTGCACATTGCATGCCTTCGTTTTGTAACATATTCGTTATTTTTCTATCCGGTATTGATAAATGCTTTTATCATTGCATAACCACCCGAATTACAGTcatcatttttaatttagtttcccTTGCGTCATGGCGCTCGTTTTCTGCAATATCCTCTCAAGGCGACGTCAACCTGTAAGCAACAGTCAGCGTTGCCACGCGTAGGTAGATTTCCCTACAGTAGGTGTAAATGCATCCTTACGCAGGGAAATATAGAGGAATTTCCGTAtagtcttttttttacatttcacaagAGAccgttatttttttctcataaaatttattggatgacaaaaaatgaatactgagataattcttttatagtttttatcGAGGATACATGCTGCTGAATCGGCAAATCTCGCTGTAAACCAACTCCTTGTACACAAAACAAtggttgttctgcagttttttgAACAAACCGATGAACATCAGCGTGATTAAAAGTCAGGCTCAGAAATTCCGTTCCGTTAATGAGGATCTACATTGCTGAACAGACAACAGGCCGTGCCAAAAGTAACAGAAGTCCCACATGTTACTCTAGTGGTAAGAGGCTTTGCCAGAGTATTAATAGCTAATTTAATCCAAGGTCTAGGGAATTTTCTAGACGTTCGCTTATactaagcaaataaataagactGAGAAATCACCGTGCTCAGTATACGAGAAGAACAGAGTTGGTGATAACTAGGGTAGCCCACTCAAATTTGAAAATAGCACGATCTTTAATTTAATGCTAGTGGGAGAAGAAGGTAAAATACTTGGCAAAGTACTAAGAATGTCCATGACATAATTAAACTTTTCAATAAGAAGGTAATAATGAATGCTTTTTGTAgtcataatgtatattttcttttttacggtGTATTTCATACGcagaaaatggaataacaaacaaatcttattttttattcttcctgttcCGAGTTCGACTCGTAGGGAAAAGTCGCGGCGTGGCAACACTGCGCCTTTTGTACGTAGTGAACGTAGTGAACAGTCCCCCATCACAGTGACAGTAAATGTCTTGACCTAGTGAGTGAATTTAACCTCAGTTTTATGTCATTTCTTGCCACTCGTTACGAGTCTGTCGAGGAAATACGGTAATTGAGTGTTCTTTTGTGATTTTCAACGGGTTTTTACTAGATTTTACGCAGGCGTATTAATCTATACGTCGGGGTTAAGCCAGGTTGCGTCAAGGTTACGGTAGGCTGTTGGACGTTCGTGCAACAATTTGGCAGTGGCCAGTAGGGGTTGCAGTTTGACCAGATCTCCTCCCTGCATATGTAAAAGTACCGTTTAAAGTGAATCATATATATTCTAACTTATCCTAGGGCATTGTGCCTCATCTAAATTTGTCGTAGGCTGCTGGGATCGTACCCCTGTCCAGGGCCGATCAGCTGATGGTGAGCCTGTCAATGGGTCATGGGCTATGCATATGGGTTGCTTGAATTTAGCCAATCGCAGGTGTTTTGTTCAGTATGGGTCTTGTCTCAGGTTGGACATTCTTTGAATTAACCAACagaaatggtaaatgtaaaggagatggCTGCACGAAGATAGCATAGAAATGAATGCATATAGCCAAATACAGTAGaggtgagataacttgagaaatttgttgaaataatgagaaatttaccatcaTTGGTTTATATTTCTATGTTTGTCCTTGAGGTGCtgatactaaacatggcaaaagtTGTGCGAcatgctgtgtttagtaccagcctctCGGAGATGAgtgcaaaaatgtaaacaaaagacagGCTAAATTTCAGTtatcttggtaaatttctcaaactATCTCAACTGAACTGCTTTGTTTACACCCTTTTGTATATTCCTCAGTCCAGATATTATCATAATAGTATCTTCATGCAGCCGTCTCCTTAAATTTACCGAAAATGTTTTGTTAAATCGCCATATTGTAGGCTAATTATCATCTCTGGGTAGTATTTTAAGTTGGCATTTTGCTTATCGAGGTAAGAgatgaaattacattttacagAAGAGCTCTGCAAGGAGATATAATTTATTAGTACAATATTTCAGCTGAACAATATAGAGAAAGTTGTATATattgcagtacaggtgagatcatTTGAGGAATTCactgagataatttgagaaatttaccgtcttttgttatgcttttacATATATCTTGGAGATGATACTAAACACGGCACCCTGCAGAGCTTTTCTATAAAATTATGGAGATAAGGTGAGATCTCTCCATGCTACCTGGTGCTCATTCTTCTGGAACTCCCAAcaggtctaggtcttcatcttTCCTGGCCTCTCTCCACACAGTTGTTATTCCTTGGTCATTTCAAATTATATCTCCCATAGGTATGTAGCTTGTGATTCCTTTGGAGCTATTTTCTTGAAAGCTGACTGACTTGGTAACTTTTAGTGTAGTAATTTAAGGATTAATATGTTTTCTTCTTGTATTGTTTTAAGGCAGTGCATTCTTAGTAGGTGATAATTACATGTACCCATTACTGGGATTCATACTGGCTAGGTAGTGATAGATTATGTTAGGTATTAGGTTTAGGTTAGGGTCATTTTGGTTACAGTCCTTAAGTACCATACCTGTTATGTTGGAATTGAAGGACAAGCCACAGTGTTCAAACTGTACAAAATGTGTGCCCCCCACTTAGTTAATGCTAATGGAATCTCACCTGTAGATGTTCGTTTTGTTCAAACCTCTGTGTAAACATATGTTAACttcttattatttgtttgttatgcTTGTTCTAACCAAAATATTGAATCCCATTATAGTAAAGtgtgtatgcatttttttaattagGCTCCTTCCACTTGTCATTTACTCTCTCACCTGCCTTGCCTATTAATATGCTGGGCTACAGCTTATGTAAAAGATAATAGAGATCTGTGCTCATTTGGGAATTCAGTGATGAATGCACTGCCGTTAGCTATGGTCATATCTCCCTGGGAGAGGTAAGGTAGAGCACCTACTGAAAATAGCCATAAGTCAAAGCTGTCGCTGAATGAAACAACATAGTAATAGTTATCATATTTTACAGTTAAATGAATGTTAGATTAATTTTGCATGTACGTGTGAACAACATTCG of the Macrobrachium rosenbergii isolate ZJJX-2024 chromosome 16, ASM4041242v1, whole genome shotgun sequence genome contains:
- the Dna2 gene encoding DNA replication ATP-dependent helicase/nuclease DNA2 isoform X1; this translates as MVKKLSLNRKVSPKKDHGQKKISSYFAPASSKLFTTVGDGVSAKSLQKSAKTRETSGSSEGKKKLPQKSDMDSQGLSDMSSDSDNEICESQPPSKEKSKKCILAKDEDCSPDFIPPTPKIRAEDKTRTLKVPNFPQITESEPHVTSCNSQESADSSFNSEADVIEGTPEVGAKCKRFVIDDELDCDPDILPPTPQAKPVCMVSSLNIPKFSRSRGPKISLSLLSSRSLNARKQNVLKPKLISLKSKDATSRPHPSGLKNKPLQKIDNINKEIPIIKNEADIDNGIFGKRMTASVCDKENKDVGVRPSVKRPAITGTGISPDPKRVINPDKSPEVNDINQCKLNLITKFNCHSPVSGSESDGSFSLLQGSMLSHKGVKKDLVKNSSVQLGETLKIEGNKTTENSVEELVPVRNIINETIAINAEDDIQSVSDEDKDIELKSEEDVIKASQEFTIDPNDGKDESPKDRNNGSELDFDFENSLVNMLGEDLASSFEKMSPFKEPVSANTTENKTVRKILSEGLGADSFAFRGKFGRHIVTSVERRPYEGQMVVQITSLHNEEKRTCSLRGFWAQSAISEGDIVHILFAKDTDGHYTIDNNQGIIVINPDYLISGTSIVSAVFCRRKSVLNERFRGMDSGNKSMLIGSLVHQLFQDVVKDKITSRERLETLMRQLVSHPRMLCEMYGLSITEAAIYEEMSNYLPRILSWSQRYLGSGLVQIQDGDVPRKNQWQGNILEVNDIEENIWSPKFGVKGKVDLTVKARSRGSTKVVPLELKTGRSSFSAEHRGQVTLYSMMSADRRDDPQSGLLLYLKDGAMEEVPAGEKEKKGLIQLRNEMIHYLTAQPTIVEDSSIPKPPHLPETISFERACSRCAHLLTCTVYQKSIEEITPDPSHAMATLIPQATGHLMQSHLDYFRLWCLLLHLEISVNKKDGAIRALWCQDASKREASGDCLSSLILDPSCEVQEYEAGHFLHTFIRSPSHPNHVNLEDVGLQVSESVVISSYTELALCVGVISSFRTGGVCVMMDRNLKDYPNWRSKIFSVDRCEYQNTMSINFTNLARLLMDTPRATVLRSLIIDKTVPSFKKGLPQEVVSKGKHILKRLNKIQQRAVLRTLMADDYSLLKGFPGTGKTSTIVALVELMVALGHSVLLTSYTHSAVDNILLKLKSLNIDFLRLGRIARIHPDLISYADEVIIKDFKDVASLSKFYANKLVIASTCLGANHVLFTKRTFDFCIVDEASQVLQAAALGPLFHASRFVLVGDPQQLPPVIQSSQAKDIGMSESLFVRLDSMGATSCLTEQYRMNGQIMKLANCLMYEGQLKCANAELEGKTLELPHFQELAASSDVADWVRIVLDPSVEHSVVFVDTCSGAPEERDCAKMIINSRETACVLVLIKVLLKAGVCADDIGVITPYRAQVKNISNHVKKEVEMGHRVEVNTVDQYQGRDKSVIIYSCVRSGILQAESGEILQDERRLNVAITRAKYKLIMIGDMATLQLFNPFKKLTDILESSQVYKIKQGTDGFSWSDPGLAFV